In Candidatus Defluviilinea proxima, a single genomic region encodes these proteins:
- a CDS encoding DUF1232 domain-containing protein, with product MFEQLKSRARALKNEAFAVYLAAKDPRTPWYAKALIFFVVAHTFSPIDLIPDFIPILGYLDDLIITPGGLWLAVKLVPAEVLEEAREKAKQAKGPERSVGYIGVAVIILAWIIVLIGVLRLIKF from the coding sequence ATGTTCGAACAATTAAAATCCCGCGCACGCGCGTTGAAGAACGAAGCCTTCGCAGTGTACCTTGCGGCGAAAGATCCGCGCACACCCTGGTATGCAAAGGCTTTGATCTTTTTTGTGGTGGCACACACGTTCAGCCCCATTGACCTAATCCCCGATTTCATTCCCATCCTCGGTTATCTCGATGATCTCATCATCACGCCAGGCGGATTATGGCTGGCTGTGAAGTTGGTCCCTGCTGAGGTGTTGGAAGAAGCCCGGGAAAAAGCGAAGCAGGCCAAAGGTCCAGAAAGAAGCGTAGGGTATATCGGAGTCGCTGTCATCATTCTGGCGTGGATCATTGTCCTGATCGGTGTCCTTCGTCTTATAAAATTCTAA
- a CDS encoding ferritin, which produces MIGKPMQDAMNEQINKEMFSSYLYLSMAAYFEDKNLPGFANWMRTQADEEREHAMKFYDFILERGGRIQLKAIDAPKTEWTSNLEVVEEIAAHEAKVTTSIYALYELALKEKDYPAQVMLQWFISEQVEEEKNAAEIVASLKMIEARETAVLQLDHRLSKRKGE; this is translated from the coding sequence ATGATTGGAAAACCTATGCAAGATGCAATGAACGAACAGATCAACAAGGAAATGTTCTCGTCGTACCTGTACCTTTCGATGGCGGCGTACTTTGAGGACAAGAACCTGCCCGGCTTCGCGAATTGGATGCGCACCCAAGCGGACGAGGAACGCGAGCACGCGATGAAGTTCTATGATTTCATCCTCGAGCGCGGCGGACGTATCCAACTGAAAGCTATTGACGCGCCGAAGACAGAATGGACCTCGAACCTAGAAGTGGTTGAAGAAATTGCCGCACACGAGGCCAAGGTGACCACATCCATTTATGCGCTGTATGAACTGGCGTTGAAGGAAAAGGATTACCCCGCGCAGGTGATGTTGCAGTGGTTCATCAGCGAACAGGTGGAAGAAGAGAAGAACGCGGCAGAGATCGTTGCCAGTCTGAAGATGATCGAAGCACGCGAAACCGCTGTGTTGCAACTCGACCATCGTTTGTCGAAACGCAAAGGCGAGTAG
- a CDS encoding saccharopine dehydrogenase NADP-binding domain-containing protein, with amino-acid sequence MKTFLIYGSYGYTGQLIVELATKEGMRPILAGRDEKKLRAQAEQYNLECRAFSLDETDKLDSALLEVDAVLHCAGPFVLTFRQMAEACIRTKRHYVDISGEIEGFEALAKMNDEAKQANIMLMPGGGFDIVPSDCLAAYMHQQLPTATHFRLFIRGVGGGVSRGTALSGIENMHRQGRIRKDGKIVQVPPAWQVLEQDFGRGPTKCVSIGWGDVSTAYHSTGVPNIETYFAVKPSAIFVLQLTRVIGPLLYTRIARNILQWVIRWANPHGPTKKQNETGFNLMVGEMRNADQVVRAKLRVPEGYRITALTTIEIMKRILNGNFKTGFQTPSLAYGADFILQFDGVEREDLT; translated from the coding sequence ATGAAAACATTTCTCATCTACGGTTCGTATGGATACACAGGTCAACTCATTGTGGAATTGGCAACGAAAGAGGGGATGCGCCCCATTCTTGCCGGGCGTGATGAAAAGAAATTACGCGCACAGGCGGAACAATACAACCTCGAATGTCGCGCGTTCTCACTTGATGAAACAGACAAATTGGATTCTGCCTTGCTCGAAGTGGATGCGGTGCTTCATTGCGCCGGTCCGTTCGTGTTGACGTTCCGTCAGATGGCGGAGGCATGCATTCGCACGAAGCGTCACTATGTGGATATCAGTGGAGAGATTGAGGGCTTCGAGGCATTGGCAAAGATGAATGATGAAGCAAAGCAGGCAAACATCATGCTCATGCCCGGCGGCGGGTTTGATATTGTCCCATCTGATTGTCTCGCGGCATATATGCATCAACAATTACCCACAGCCACACACTTCCGTTTGTTCATTCGCGGTGTTGGTGGTGGAGTCTCGCGCGGCACGGCGCTATCGGGCATCGAGAACATGCATCGGCAAGGACGTATCCGCAAAGATGGGAAGATCGTGCAGGTACCACCCGCATGGCAAGTCCTTGAACAGGATTTTGGACGCGGCCCCACAAAATGTGTTTCGATCGGATGGGGCGATGTCTCCACTGCATATCACAGCACCGGCGTGCCGAACATCGAAACATATTTCGCAGTAAAGCCCAGTGCCATTTTTGTATTGCAATTAACACGCGTTATCGGACCTTTGCTCTATACCCGAATCGCACGCAACATTCTACAATGGGTCATCCGTTGGGCGAATCCGCACGGGCCTACGAAAAAGCAAAACGAAACAGGATTCAACCTGATGGTCGGAGAGATGCGTAACGCAGATCAAGTTGTGCGTGCAAAGTTGCGAGTCCCTGAAGGTTATCGCATCACTGCATTGACCACCATCGAGATCATGAAACGCATTTTGAATGGCAACTTCAAAACAGGATTTCAAACTCCATCGCTCGCGTATGGCGCAGACTTTATCCTGCAATTCGATGGAGTGGAACGAGAAGATTTAACTTGA
- a CDS encoding esterase family protein yields MRRTDRPTQSTTISNSLIQRAFKDGNPVVDIDHAVFIWEGDSAPHLIGDFNQWDSEPKRFKRVSPRLIPDTAKSIWSCTLSLPRDVYVEYTFHDPVSQKNFLDPLNKKSVNNGLGGRNNYFYMPETMPSPFAMRRADIPIGALTSHVVDTGMLRDDYERTIYLYRPPVKEPVPLLVVYDGQDYLQRGKLPTIVANLIADKRIRPIAMAFLPSGGRWRSVEYACSDATLHWVEQFVLPVAKEQLNLLDIKQYPSSYGVLGASAGALMSLYTGLRMPDIFGKVLSQSGVSSMDGRDFATVDLVRHKHAHELQIWMDAGKLEFLLEDNRRMSALLKENGYNVTYREFSGGHNYTAWRDDIWRGLEVMFPSQG; encoded by the coding sequence TTGAGACGAACAGATCGACCTACACAATCAACCACCATATCGAACTCGCTCATCCAACGCGCATTCAAAGATGGCAACCCGGTTGTCGATATCGACCATGCTGTTTTCATTTGGGAGGGCGACTCCGCGCCACATCTGATCGGGGACTTTAACCAATGGGATTCGGAGCCCAAACGATTCAAACGCGTCTCTCCTCGACTGATCCCTGATACAGCGAAATCGATCTGGTCTTGCACCCTCAGCCTTCCGCGCGATGTGTATGTGGAATACACATTCCATGACCCCGTTTCACAGAAGAACTTCCTCGACCCTCTCAATAAAAAAAGTGTCAACAACGGCCTGGGCGGGCGCAACAATTATTTTTACATGCCCGAGACCATGCCATCTCCATTCGCCATGCGCCGCGCAGATATTCCCATCGGCGCGTTGACGAGTCATGTTGTGGATACAGGCATGCTCCGCGATGATTACGAGCGCACCATCTATTTGTATCGCCCGCCGGTCAAGGAGCCTGTCCCATTGTTAGTTGTCTACGACGGACAGGATTATCTTCAGCGCGGGAAACTTCCCACCATCGTGGCAAACCTGATCGCCGATAAACGCATCCGCCCGATCGCGATGGCATTCCTTCCCAGTGGCGGACGCTGGCGCAGTGTGGAATATGCCTGTTCCGATGCCACACTCCATTGGGTGGAACAGTTCGTTCTACCTGTAGCGAAAGAACAACTCAACTTATTAGATATAAAACAATATCCCAGTTCCTACGGTGTGCTGGGAGCATCAGCCGGTGCATTGATGTCCCTATATACAGGCTTGCGCATGCCGGATATTTTCGGGAAAGTATTGAGCCAGTCGGGCGTCTCTTCAATGGATGGTCGCGACTTTGCAACTGTGGATCTCGTGCGCCACAAACACGCACATGAGCTTCAGATCTGGATGGATGCCGGCAAACTGGAATTTTTATTGGAAGATAATCGGCGCATGTCCGCTTTATTGAAAGAGAACGGATACAACGTCACATACCGTGAGTTCTCTGGCGGTCACAACTACACCGCATGGCGTGATGATATCTGGCGCGGATTGGAAGTGATGTTCCCGTCGCAAGGTTAG
- a CDS encoding 8-oxo-dGTP diphosphatase: protein MILATLCYVKHEGKTLMVHRNKKPNDIHEGKWNGLGGKFEAGETPEMCVRREVQEEAGLFIHKPQYHGLLVFTNFKGNDWYVFVFTAKDFEGELSASSPEGRLEWVDDDKLTSLNLWESDHIFLPWLEEGKIFSARFAYDGDVMGEYEVVFH, encoded by the coding sequence ATGATCCTTGCCACACTTTGTTACGTCAAACACGAGGGGAAGACCTTGATGGTCCACCGCAACAAGAAACCCAACGATATTCACGAAGGCAAATGGAATGGTTTGGGAGGAAAGTTCGAGGCGGGGGAAACGCCTGAGATGTGTGTCAGACGTGAGGTCCAGGAAGAGGCGGGGCTTTTCATCCACAAACCCCAGTATCATGGATTGCTTGTCTTCACGAATTTCAAAGGCAACGATTGGTACGTCTTTGTTTTTACGGCAAAGGATTTTGAGGGGGAACTGAGCGCATCTTCTCCTGAGGGGAGGCTAGAGTGGGTGGACGATGACAAGCTCACCAGTTTAAACCTATGGGAAAGTGACCACATCTTTTTGCCGTGGCTCGAGGAGGGAAAGATCTTTTCAGCCAGGTTTGCTTATGACGGGGATGTAATGGGCGAGTACGAGGTTGTTTTTCACTAA
- a CDS encoding pentapeptide repeat-containing protein, protein MKFSHYELYDLINRPGPLWLANADLSGANLRGLNLRGVVLSGANLTRAVLSSAQLIESDLSDANLSEATLTEINLSKSNMMRGDFTGASLEGANLSDTNLGGAKLGQANLSDANLRDANLRGAKLIRTNFSRANLQRANLGGSDMSDARLVEVNLSEARLIKVILTGANLNKSNLQDADLSKSIMTGADLNKCILIRVDLSETKLSKADLNNANLSNADLSNADLRGAFLYSSNLSNANLSGANLSDADLGKATYTAETIWPEGFNPVEAEAILVS, encoded by the coding sequence ATGAAATTTTCTCACTATGAACTCTATGATTTGATCAATCGTCCTGGCCCACTATGGCTGGCAAATGCGGACTTGAGCGGGGCGAACTTGCGTGGTTTAAACCTGCGAGGGGTCGTTCTAAGTGGAGCCAACCTAACCAGAGCGGTTCTTTCCAGTGCGCAATTGATCGAATCAGATCTGAGCGACGCCAACTTGAGCGAAGCCACCCTGACAGAGATCAATCTCAGTAAAAGTAATATGATGCGCGGAGATTTTACCGGGGCCAGCCTCGAAGGTGCCAACTTAAGCGACACCAACCTGGGTGGCGCCAAATTGGGGCAGGCAAATCTAAGCGACGCCAACTTGCGCGATGCCAACCTGAGAGGCGCAAAACTTATCCGAACCAATTTCAGCCGCGCCAACCTTCAAAGGGCGAACCTGGGCGGCTCTGATATGAGTGATGCCCGTCTGGTGGAAGTGAACTTGAGTGAAGCCAGACTCATCAAGGTGATATTGACTGGGGCCAACCTCAACAAAAGCAATCTGCAAGATGCCGACCTGAGCAAAAGCATCATGACCGGCGCAGACTTGAACAAATGCATCTTGATCCGGGTAGACCTCAGTGAGACGAAACTCTCCAAGGCTGATCTCAACAACGCCAACCTAAGCAATGCCGACCTGAGCAATGCAGATTTGCGCGGAGCCTTTTTATATTCGTCAAATTTAAGCAATGCTAACTTGAGCGGAGCCAATCTTTCCGATGCCGACCTCGGCAAAGCCACCTATACGGCTGAAACCATCTGGCCTGAAGGCTTCAACCCAGTGGAAGCTGAGGCGATTTTAGTTTCGTAA